A stretch of the Denticeps clupeoides chromosome 6, fDenClu1.1, whole genome shotgun sequence genome encodes the following:
- the smg6 gene encoding telomerase-binding protein EST1A isoform X2 — protein sequence MADELDRVRISAAELRAEASNLTARGERTKEKRENKRQRQKGGRRPDLERYQPAAGPPHKYKDSADGEASPPTGSLLNSDSGRSPDDAISEPDTPPSVSGSTHSDHKARRVCASQQYSDLQDSEPKDPDGMKVTQDFGSRNDVKSSVSSSPKQSRKARKPDREIYQPGGRRCQTSRDSGAGKDTENTFNEDEKPESGPGKEKEEKFLALEELKVHENKQDKRNREANRKRESGKQGKKADRNSDALHEDHSPLESVTSRVENLSISDHPVEDKGKKDNGAQEAWVKGRKAGNEGRRSRAGGGSEGSGGLTEKAGEAGGGKKRERGNRRSRGGEKGKRGQGEERGKFSEVAESQKDKWTSETGSKNTGKGKERDKCQELDREASCGKKMNKKENVRDRDGETASRTKTVTASKRYSQSDIRRPRNRAYSTSSASSGTSLDGGSEADKNRRGAEAGGRNRAETGSAPRAAPASKARLDQRPMDRLTAPRQRRWTASESTDSLEDGEMWERKGERRGWKRMDGEETRSPERRPKRGGGSRGTAAHGGRGGILKVPTDKQPRPLRATSGSSEDQHKKQNKGPHGQGRGILVLPSHTNLAMSSEPGPKLFSWGRGGMGLGRGRGGRGGGTRRLWDPNNPDQKPALMRSQHGPQKPLYLQQHGVYGPLHFLDTDDEVAGSPPVQHGEHLQNHQAAAMAYYKFQNSDNPYCFSLPANSSGTPPRYPYPMPFQMPSANGVFPSQGLAPFYGAFGQGAQGYPPSGTTVTPEEVEVQARGELGKLLRLADSQELQLSNLLSRDRLSPEGLDRMAQLRADLLTLYERVILTNIEFSDSQNLDQALWKNVFYQVIERFRQLLKEPTSDTSPRIRNMLLTLLDEGAVFFDALLQKLQTVFQFKLENYMDGVAIRARPLRKTVKYALISAQRCMICQGDIARYREQATDSANYGKARSWYLKAQQIAPKNGRPYNQLALLAVYTKRKLDAVYYYMRSLAASNPILTAKESLMSLFEEAKRKADQVERRRQQASEGGYRGPTGRGAGGGGTGTGRGEEATRVEIWVRPSGPTSSSRPGSESGKDSEQDGELGTLSASDLNKRFILSFLYTHGKLFTKVGMETFPAVASRVLQEFRALLQHSPSPLGNTRMLQITTINMFTIYNTRNRDGTGDVRSMLQEQSTALGLAMFGLMVQRCTELLRETPAEPMPMDECDDSMEGEVEGMVRVSSFPSDLRELLPSVKVWSDWMLGHPDQWNPPPSILGSPDVWECLAELCNALARVYHGEAPLYKAECEEEDGADEELRLLLLEEDRLLAGFVPLLAAPQEPSYIDRNADTSIAADCKRVTVLKYFLEALCGQEEPLIAFKGGKYISMATPTTPSISTEVGNHQRTESQSSDVIVEEESSQSGSEVEVELEAEFGEGSEDDIRELRARRQALTHKLAQQQKRKEKIQAVLQTCRQLELEVLPVFLVPDTNCFIDHLEGLRKLIACGFYIIVVPLIVITELDGLAKGQESREGGVAGIGGAAHSRLVQERAKAAVVFLEQGFEAKKPCLRALTSRGNQLDSIALRSEDNSGHKGNNDDVILSCCLHYCKDKAKDFMPAQRDGPIRLRREVVLLTDDRNLRVKALTRNVPVRDIPAFLRWAQVG from the exons ATGGCGGACGAATTGGACAGAGTACGAATTTCTGCAGCGGAGCTGCGCGCCGAGGCCTCAAATCTTACCGCTCGCGGCGAGCGCACTAAGG AGAAGCGAGAGAATAAACGGCAACGGCAAAAGGGGGGCAGACGTCCTGACTTAGAGCGCTACCAGCCAGCTGCAGGACCCCCCCACAAGTATAAGGATAGTGCTGATGGGGAAGCTTCCCCCCCCACAGGCTCCTTGCTGAACTCTGACTCTGGCAGGTCTCCAGATGATGCTATCTCAGAGCCAGACACCCCACCCTCTGTCTCTGGAAGCACTCACAGTGACCACAAAGCTCGTCGAGTCTGCGCATCACAGCAGTACAGTGACCTTCAAGATTCTGAACCAAAGGACCCTGATGGCATGAAAGTCACTCAGGATTTTGGAAGCAGGAATGATGTTAAAAGTTCTGTGTCATCCAGTCCTAAGCAGTCACGAAAAGCACGAAAACCTGACCGTGAGATATATCAGCCTGGAGGACGGAGATGTCAGACCAGCAGAGACTCTGGGGCTGGCAAGGATACTGAAAATACCTTTAACGAGGACGAAAAGCCTGAATCAGGACCAGGCAAGGAGAAGGAAGAGAAATTCTTGGCCTTGGAGGAATTGAAAGTACATGAGAACAAACAGGATAAAAGAAATCGAGAAGCCAACAGGAAACGGGAGTCAGGGAAGCAGGGAAAGAAAGCAGACAGGAACTCTGATGCCTTGCATGAAGATCACAGTCCACTGGAGAGTGTGACTAGCAGAGTGGAAAATTTAAGCATAAGTGATCACCCCGTGGAGGATAAAGGGAAGAAAGACAATGGTGCACAGGAGGCATGGGTTAAGGGGAGAAAGGCAGGAAACGAGGGAAGGAGGAGTCGAGCTGGAGGTGGTAGCGAAGGATCGGGGGGGCTGACGGAAAAAGCAGGGGAAGCGGGCGGAGGTAAGAAGAGGGAAAGGGGAAACCGCAGGtcgagaggaggagagaagggcAAGAGAGGTCAAGGTGAAGAGAGGGGCAAATTTTCAGAAGTGGCTGAATCACAGAAAGACAAATGGACCTCTGAGACAGGCTCCAAGAATACGGGCAAGGGCAAAGAGCGAGACAAATGCCAGGAGCTGGACCGAGAGGCTTcctgtgggaaaaaaatgaataagaagGAAAATGTTAGGGACAGAGATGGGGAAACAGCCAGTAGGACAAAAACCGTCACAGCTTCAAAACGTTATTCCCAATCAGACATCCGAAGACCAAGGAACCGTGCGTACAGCACCAGCTCAGCCAGCAGTGGGACCAGTCTGGATGGTGGAAGTGAAGCGGACAAGAACAGGAGGGGTGCAGAGGCTGGGGGGCGGAACAGAGCCGAGACGGGATCTGCACCGAGAGCAGCGCCTGCTTCCAAAGCGAGGCTTGACCAGAGACCGATGGACAGACTAACGGCACCACGCCAGAGGAGATGGACAGCCAGCGAGTCCACAGATTCACTCGAGGATGGCGAGATGTGGGAGAGGAAGGGTGAGAGGAGGGGTTGGAAAAGGATGGATGGCGAGGAGACCAGGAGCCCAGAAAGGAGGCCAAAACGAGGTGGGGGGAGCCGTGGAACAGCTGCACATGGTGGCAGGGGTGGGATCCTAAAGGTACCAACCGACAAGCAACCAAGACCATTGCGTGCCACGTCTGGGTCTTCTGAGGACCAACACAAGAAGCAGAACAAAGGACCCCATGGCCAGGGTAGGGGCATCCTGGTCCTACCATCTCACACCAATCTTGCCATGTCCTCAGAGCCTGGACCTAAACTATTCAGCTGGGGAAGAGGAGGGATGGGCCTTGGACGGGGAAGAGGTGGTCGTGGAGGAGGCACAAGAAGGCTGTGGGATCCCAATAACCCTGATCAGAAACCTGCTCTAATGCGCAGTCAGCATGGGCCCCAGAAGCCACTCTACCTTCAGCAGCATGGTGTCTATGGCCCACTACACTTCCTTGACACTGACGATGAAGTGGCTGGTAGTCCACCAGTCCAGCACGGGGAGCACCTCCAGAACCATCAGGCCGCAGCTATGGCCTACTACAAGTTCCAGAACTCTGACAACCCTTACTGCTTCTCTCTTCCAGCCAACTCTTCTGGCACTCCACCCCGCTACCCTTACCCCATGCCCTTCCAAATGCCGAGTGCTAATGGTGTCTTCCCTTCTCAAGGCCTGGCACCATTTTATGGCGCCTTTGGACAGGGTGCTCAGGGATATCCTCCTTCAGGCACTACGGTTACACCTGAAGAGGTGGAGGTCCAGGCTCGTGGAGAGCTGGGAAAACTGCTGAGGCTGGCTGACTCCCAGGAGCTCCAGCTCAGCAACCTGCTCTCTAGGGATCGACTGAGTCCTGAGGGGCTTGACCGTATGGCACAACTCAG agcGGACCTCCTTACGTTGTACGAGAGAGTCATTCTGACGAACATAGAGTTCTCTGATTCGCAGAACCTGGATCAGGCTCTGTGGAAGAACGTGTTTTACCAGGTGATCGAGCGGTTCCGGCAGCTTTTGAAAGAACCCACATCTGACACATCACCTCGGATTCGCAATATGCTGCTCACCCTCCTCGATGAG GGGGCAGTTTTCTTTGATGCCCTTCTTCAGAAGCTGCAGACAGTGTTCCAGTTCAAACTGGAGAACTATATGGATGGTGTGGCCATACGAGCACGGCCACTTCGAAAAACG gTCAAATATGCTCTGATAAGTGCCCAGAGGTGTATGATCTGTCAGGGGGACATCGCCAGATATCGTGAGCAGGCCACTGACTCTGCTAACTATGGGAAGGCCCGAAG TTGGTACCTGAAAGCTCAGCAGATTGCACCCAAAAATGGTCGTCCATACAACCAGCTGGCACTTTTAGCTGTTTATACG AAGCGCAAGTTGGATGCTGTGTACTATTACATGCGCAGTCTGGCTGCAAGTAACCCCATCCTGACAGCCAAAGAGAGCCTGATGAGTCTGTTTGAGGAAGCCAAGCGCAAG gctGATCAAGTGGAGCGACGCAGACAGCAGGCATCAGAAGGGGGTTATCGTGGCCCCACAGGGAGAGGTGCAGGTGGTGGAGGAACTGGCACGGGTCGAGGCGAGGAGGCCACACGTGTGGAGATCTGGGTGCGGCCCTCCGGTCCCACCAGCTCATCCCGCCCCGGGAGTGAATCTGGGAAGGATTCTGAGCAAGATGGAGAACTGGGCACGCTTAGTGCCAGTGAt CTGAATAAAAGGTTTATCTTGAGCTTCCTCTACACCCACGGAAAGCTCTTTACTAAAGTTGG gaTGGAGACATTTCCTGCTGTAGCCAGTCGTGTTCTTCAGGAGTTCCGGGCACTTCTTCAACACAGCCCCTCGCCCCTAGGCAACACACGCATGCTGCAGATCACGACCATCAACATGTTCACCATATACAATACCAGGAACCGAG atGGGACAGGGGACGTTCGCTCCATGCTGCAGGAGCAGAGCACAGCGCTGGGGTTGGCCATGTTTGGCCTGATGGTGCAACGCTGCACAGAGCTTTTGAGGGAGACACCTGCAG AGCCCATGCCGATGGATGAGTGTGATGACAGTATGGAAGGGGAGGTTGAAGGGATGGTGAGAGTCTCTTCTTTCCCCTCTGACCTGCGGGAGCTGCTACCCAGTGTTAAGGTGTGGTCTGACTGGATGCTGGGACACCCAGATCAGTGGAATCCCCCTCCCAGTATCCTTGG TAGCCCTGACGTGTGGGAGTGTCTAGCAGAGCTGTGTAATGCTCTGGCCCGTGTGTACCATGGTGAGGCCCCACTGTACAAGGCAGAgtgtgaggaagaggatgggGCTGATGAGGAACTCCGGCTGCTACTCCTGGAAGAGGACCGCCTCCTTGCTGGCTTTGTGCCTTTGCTGGCTGCACCACAGGAGCCCAGCTACATCGATCGAAACGCTGACACT tccATCGCTGCAGACTGCAAGCGCGTGACTGTGCTGAAGTATTTCTTGGAAGCTTTGTGTGGGCAGGAGGAGCCCCTCATTGCCTTTAAGGGAGGCAAGTacatctccatggcaacacccACCACCCCCAGCATCAGTACAGAAGTTGGGAATCACCAACGCACTGAGAGTCAG AGCTCCGATGTCATAGTGGAGGAGGAGTCATCTCAGTCTGGCtctgaggtggaggtggagctggaggCGGAGTTTGGAGAAGGCAGTGAGGATGACATCAGAGAGCTGAGAGCACGACGGCAAGCCCTCACTCACAAACTTGCCCAGCAGCAGAAACGCAAGGAAAAGATACAG GCGGTACTGCAGACTTGTCGCCAGTTGGAGTTGGAAGTTCTGCCCGTGTTCCTGGTGCCAGACACCAACTGCTTCATTGACCACTTGGAGGGTCTGAGAAAGCTGATTGCCTGTGGGTTCTACATCATAGTGGTGCCACTCATCG TGATAACTGAGCTGGATGGTTTGGCAAAAGGACAAGAGAGTCGTGAGGGTGGGGTGGCAGGCATTGGAGGTGCCGCCCACTCAAGGCTGGTGCAGGAGCGGGCGAAGGCCGCCGTGGTGTTCCTGGAGCAAGGCTTTGAGGCCAAAAAGCCGTGCTTGCGTGCTCTCACCAGCAGGGGGAACCAGCTGGACTCCATTGCCCTCCGCAGCGAGGACAATTCCGGCCACAAG GGGAACAATGATGATGTCATTCTCTCCTGCTGTCTGCACTACTGTAAGGACAAGGCGAAGGACTTCATGCCTGCacagagag ATGGACCAATTCGTCTGCGCAGGGAGGTGGTTCTCCTCACAGATGACCGGAACCTGCGTGTGAAGGCACTTACCCGGAACGTTCCAGTGCGGGACATCCCGGCATTCCTGCGCTGGGCTCAAGTAGGCTGA